GCACTGCATTTGAGATTCAGGTGCGCACACAAGAAATGCATCAGCAGGCAGAGTATGGCTTGGCTGCCCATTGGCGCTACAAAGAGGGTGCATATGCAGGCATGGCGACGCCACCAAGCCCTCAAAAAATCAACAAGCCTACCGCCAACCATCAGCAAGGTACGCATAGCGCTGAAGTTGCGTATGAAAGACAGATCGCCTGGGCACGTCAACTGATCTCATGGAAAGAGGATGCATGGGAGCAACTTAAGCACCATGAGATTGATGATCACATTTACGTTCTCACTCCTTTGGGGAAAGTGATTTCCTTGGAGAAGGGTTCAACGCCAATTGACTTTGCTTATGCTGTGCACACTAATCTTGGGCATCGTTGTCGTGGTGCGCGCGTTGATGGTGCGATGGTGCCGCTAGAAACTGCATTAAAGAACGGCCAAACCATCGAGATCATTGCAGTGAAACATGGCGGTCCATCAAGAGACTGGATTAGTCCTGATAAAAACTATGTACGCTCACAAAGAGCGCGTCAACGCGTACGCGCTTGGTTTAATGCGCTCGATGATGAGGAGGCTGGTAATACCGGAAAAACTACCGAGAGTAAAGCTGATGTAGCTGCAGAAGTAAAAGTGGTTGCAACCCCTCCTGAAATCATTCTTCGTAACAGCACCCATAAGACAGGACGCGGCGGTGATGTGTTGGTAGTCGGGGTCGATTCATTGCTAACTCAGTTGGCACGTTGCTGTCGACCTGTGCCGCCTGATGCCATTGCAGGATTTGTCACGCAAGGCAGAGGGGTGTCTATTCATCGACGTTCCTGTAAGACCTTCAGAGGTTTGCTAGAGAGGGCGCCAGAGCGGGTCATTCAAACAGCTTGGACTGCTTCAGCCGCCGATCCAATAGTCAGTCAGGATCAAAAACGGGTTTTCCCAGCGGATTTGGTTGTGACTGGGGTGGATCGCCCCGAGTTGATGCGAGAGCTCTTTGAGATTCTCACCAGACAAGGCGTTCATGTCATCGATCTGCGTAAATCGGCCAAAAAAGGTCTGGCACAGATCCTTTTGACTGTGGAGGTAAAGGATTCGGAGGTCTTACGCCTGGTTCAAAACAGCCTAGAAGAGGTCAAAGGGGTCACCCAAGTGCGCCGCCGGTGATAAACTCTATGGCTGTATAGGCTCGTAGCTCAGCTGGTTAGAGCACCACCTTGACATGGTGGGGGTCGTTGGTTCGAGTCCAATCGAGCCTACCAACGAATAGGACCCAAAGCGCGGTTGCCCAAAAGCTGCCGCGCTTTATTTTTAGGTCATCGAAGTACAACGGAAGTTCAGTAAATAAGATGGAGTCGTCATGCTTGTAGTTACTCTACCCGATGGATCAAAACGTGAGTTTGAGGCCCCAGTTCGCGTCGCTGATATTGCGCAAAGTATTGGCAGTGGTCTTGCAAAAGCTGCTTTAGGTGGCATCGTCGATGGCAAGATGGTCGACACCAGTTTTGTGATCGATAAAGATAGTCAGCTAGCCATCATCACCGACAAGAGCCCAGAAGCGTTAGAGATTGTTCGTCACTCCACAGCGCACTTATTAGCTTACGCTGTAAAAGAATTATTTCCCGATGCTCAAGTAACCATCGGTCCAGTGATCGAGAATGGTTTTTACTACGACTTCTCATATCACCGCCCCTTTACTCCAGATGACTTAGTTGCTCTAGAAAAGAAAATGACTGAGCTCGCTAAAAAAGATGAGCCAGTAACACGCACCGTCATGCCGCGTGATGAAGCGGTTGAGTTTTTCAAGAAGCAGGGCGAGAACTACAAAGCAGAACTGATCGCGAGTATTCCGCAAGGCGAAGATGTTTCTTTGTATGCCGAAGGTAAGTTCACTGATTTGTGCCGTGGCCCACACGTGCCTTCAACAGGAAAGCTCAAAGTATTTAAGCTGATGAAGCTTGCTGGTGCTTACTGGCGTGGCGATAGCAAGAATGAGATGTTGCAACGTATTTACGGTACTGCCTGGTTGCGCAAGGAAGATCAAGACGCTTATTTGCACATGCTGGAAGAGTCCGAGAAGCGCGATCATCGCCGCCTTGGCAAACAACTTGATTTGTTTCATTTCCAAGAAGAGGCGCCTGGTTTAATTTTCTGGCATCCAAAAGGTTGGTCGATTTGGCAAGAGGTTGAGCAATACATGCGTCGCGTGTATCAGCAAGAAGGCTACCAAGAAGTTAAAGCGCCACAAATTTTGGATCGCGGTCTTTGGGAAAAATCTGGCCACTGGGAAAACTACAAAGAAAATATGTTCACGACCGAGTCGGAGAATCGTGCTTATGCATTAAAGCCGATGAACTGTCCTGGTCACGTGCAAATTTATAACTCTGGTTTGCATAGTTACCGCGAGTTGCCATTGCGCTTCGGTGAGTTTGGTCAGTGCCATCGCAATGAGCCATCAGGTGCTTTGCATGGTTTGATGCGAGTGCGTGGTTTCACGCAAGATGACGGCCATATTTTCTGTACCGAAGATCAAATTCAATCTGAGGTTGCTGCATTCGATAAAGCGGTTCGCGCTGTTTACCAAGATTTTGGCTTTACAGAGGTTGCTGTGAAGTTGGCTTTACGTCCGGCTAAGCGAGTTGGTGACGACGCAATCTGGGATAAAGCTGAAGAAGCCTTGCGCGGCGCTTTAAAGGCCTCCGGTCAAGAGTGGGAAGAATTGCCAGGCGAGGGTGCTTTTTATGGTCCAAAGATTGAATATCACCTCAAGGACTCCATTGGGCGTACATGGCAGTGCGGCACGATTCAGGTGGATTTCTCGATGCCAGCCCGTTTAGGAGCTGAATACGTCGCTGAAGACAATAGCCGTAAGACTCCAGTCATGCTCCACAGGGCAATTGTGGGCTCTTTAGAGCGTTTTATCGGCATTTTGATCGAAAATCACGCCGGAAACATGCCGGTTTGGCTGGCTCCGACCCAGGCTGTAGTCCTCAATATTTCAGGAAATTCTGCTGCATATGCACAAAAAGTGCAGCAATTGCTGAAAAAACAAGGGTTTAGAGTTGAATCCGATTTGCGGAACGAGAAAATTACGTATAAAATACGCGAGCACGCATTACAGAAGATCCCATTTTTGCTCGTTGTAGGGGATAAGGAATCAGAAAGTAATACGGTGGCCGTTCGTGCCCGTGGCGGAGTGGATTTAGGTGTAATGCCTCTTGATGCCTTCGTTGCCCGACTCCAGCAGGATATATCCCAGAAAGTCGGACCCGAGCCTAGCTAGGGTTAGAACGGTTTTTATTGTTTTTTTAGAGGAATTAAGAAGATCGCTACTGAAAAATTGCAGCGCATTAACCGGGAAATTACTGCTCCTGAAGTGCGTTTGATTGGAATTGATGGAGAGCCCATCGGTGTAGTTAGTTTGAGTGAAGCCTTGGCTGCAGCAGAAGAGAAAGAGACCGATCTGGTTGAAATTGCTCCTACGGCTGTTCCACCTGTAGTCCGCATCATGGACTTCGGCAAATTCAAATACCAAGAAGCTAAGCGGATGCATGAAGCAAAGCTGAAGCAAAAAGTTATTCAGGTGAAGGAAGTTAAATTCCGCCCTGGTACTGATGATGGTGACTACGGTGTGAAGCTACGCAATCTAATCCGCTTTTTGGAAGATGGCGATAAGACAAAGATTACGCTGCGGTTTCGGGGTCGTGAAATGGCCCACCAAGAAATCGGAGTCAGAATGTTGGAACGTTTGAAGTTGGACCTCGTTGAGTACGGCCAAGTCGAACAGTTTCCAAAGATGGAAGGCCGCCAGATGGTGATGGTATTGGCCCCCATTCGTAAGGCTAAGTAAAAAGGCAATTCGCAGGAATTATCTTTTTCTTATGTAGGGAGGCGCTGAAAGGCGCCGGTAGTTTGAAGTGCTTCTGGGTACAGGAAGAGTAACCGTCGGTTACCACCTATGTTGCACAAGTAATTGAAGGGGTGCTTTATGCCCAAGATGAAGAGCAAGAGTAGCGCTAAAAAGCGCTTCACGGTTCGCGCAGGCGGAACGATTAAACGAGGTCAGGCTTTCAAACGCCACATCCTCACCAAGAAGACCACAAAGAATAAGCGTCACCTCCGTGGTTCCACAGAAGTTGCGAAAGCTGACGTTAAGTCAATTCGCTCTATGCTTCCATACGCTTAACCTCAGACTAGATTAGGAGAATTAAATGCCAAGAGTCAAACGTGGGGTTACAGCAAGAGCCCGTCATAAGAAAATTACCGATGCCGCAACAGGTTACCGCGGTCGTCGTAAAAACGTATTCCGTATTGCTAAGCAAGCGGTTATGCGTGCTGGTCAATATGCATATCGTGACCGTCGCAATAAGAAACGTGTATTCCGCGCTTTGTGGATTGCTCGTATCAATGCGGCAGTTCGTCAGCATGACATGACCTATAGCGTATTCATGAATGGTATGAAGAAGGCTGCGATCGAACTCGATCGCAAAGTGCTTTCTGATATGGCCATTGCTGACAAAGCGGCTTTTGCTGCTTTGGTTACTCGGATCAAATCCGTAGTAAACGCTGCAGCTTAATCTTAGTTTTCTAAACTAAGCTGCAATGGTTTCTCTCGACCACATTGTCGAGGATGCTAAACGTGATTTCCTCGGAGCTGCCGACGCGGCAGCTCTAGAGGACGCGAAAGCCAAGTATCTCGGTAAGTCAGGTGTTCTCACTGAGCGTTTAAAAGCGCTTGGTGGAATGTCGCCTGAGGAGCGCAAGAGTGCTGGCGCCCAAATTAATCAAATCAAAACTCAAGTAGAAGCTGCACTACAAGAGCGTCGCCAAGCTTTGGCTGATGCCGTCCTCATGCAACGTCTTGCGGCGGAGTCTATTGACGTTTCCTTGCCTGGCCGTGGTCAAGCGGTAGGTAGCTTGCATCCTGTGATGCGCACCTGGGAGCGTGTTGAAGAGATCTTCCGCTCCATTGGTTTTGATGTAGCAGATGGCCCTGAAATTGAAAGCGATTGGTTTAATTTCACCGCCTTAAATAGCCCTGAGAATCATCCTGCACGCTCAATGCAGGATACGTTTTATATTGATGGCAAAGATTCCAACGAGAAGCCTTTGCTATTGCGCACGCATACCAGTCCTATTCAGGTTCGTTATGCGAGCGAGCACGTAAAGAAATACGCTCACGCTGATGTCATGCCGCCAATCAAAGTGATTGCGCCAGGCAGAACCTATCGTGTTGATAGCGACGCAACGCATTCACCAATGTTTCATCAGGTTGAAGGTTTATGGATTGCCGAGAGTG
The window above is part of the Polynucleobacter sp. AP-Kolm-20A-A1 genome. Proteins encoded here:
- a CDS encoding bifunctional (p)ppGpp synthetase/guanosine-3',5'-bis(diphosphate) 3'-pyrophosphohydrolase; translation: MANAPSKSIGAPIIIDAWYGEPAELHAAGVLQILQSLNLDEATLTAASNIARTHGKEALIKLIGEEPAKLLIGYRGLRQAQAKLVRDDGGLSVAGQEEMLRKMLLAFGDDLRVVLIYLASRLQTLRWVTQEKMQMPAAWAQEILNIDASLANRLGIWQMKWEMEDLAFRALSPEIYRDIAKMLDAKRIERQSFIDQIVLQLQEELKAAHIDGEVLGRPKHIYSIWKKMEGKSLDFANLYDVRAFRVLVADVKSCYAVLGIVHNVWQPVPREFDDYIARPKPNGYQSLHTVVMNEDGTAFEIQVRTQEMHQQAEYGLAAHWRYKEGAYAGMATPPSPQKINKPTANHQQGTHSAEVAYERQIAWARQLISWKEDAWEQLKHHEIDDHIYVLTPLGKVISLEKGSTPIDFAYAVHTNLGHRCRGARVDGAMVPLETALKNGQTIEIIAVKHGGPSRDWISPDKNYVRSQRARQRVRAWFNALDDEEAGNTGKTTESKADVAAEVKVVATPPEIILRNSTHKTGRGGDVLVVGVDSLLTQLARCCRPVPPDAIAGFVTQGRGVSIHRRSCKTFRGLLERAPERVIQTAWTASAADPIVSQDQKRVFPADLVVTGVDRPELMRELFEILTRQGVHVIDLRKSAKKGLAQILLTVEVKDSEVLRLVQNSLEEVKGVTQVRRR
- the thrS gene encoding threonine--tRNA ligase produces the protein MLVVTLPDGSKREFEAPVRVADIAQSIGSGLAKAALGGIVDGKMVDTSFVIDKDSQLAIITDKSPEALEIVRHSTAHLLAYAVKELFPDAQVTIGPVIENGFYYDFSYHRPFTPDDLVALEKKMTELAKKDEPVTRTVMPRDEAVEFFKKQGENYKAELIASIPQGEDVSLYAEGKFTDLCRGPHVPSTGKLKVFKLMKLAGAYWRGDSKNEMLQRIYGTAWLRKEDQDAYLHMLEESEKRDHRRLGKQLDLFHFQEEAPGLIFWHPKGWSIWQEVEQYMRRVYQQEGYQEVKAPQILDRGLWEKSGHWENYKENMFTTESENRAYALKPMNCPGHVQIYNSGLHSYRELPLRFGEFGQCHRNEPSGALHGLMRVRGFTQDDGHIFCTEDQIQSEVAAFDKAVRAVYQDFGFTEVAVKLALRPAKRVGDDAIWDKAEEALRGALKASGQEWEELPGEGAFYGPKIEYHLKDSIGRTWQCGTIQVDFSMPARLGAEYVAEDNSRKTPVMLHRAIVGSLERFIGILIENHAGNMPVWLAPTQAVVLNISGNSAAYAQKVQQLLKKQGFRVESDLRNEKITYKIREHALQKIPFLLVVGDKESESNTVAVRARGGVDLGVMPLDAFVARLQQDISQKVGPEPS
- the infC gene encoding translation initiation factor IF-3; this encodes MATEKLQRINREITAPEVRLIGIDGEPIGVVSLSEALAAAEEKETDLVEIAPTAVPPVVRIMDFGKFKYQEAKRMHEAKLKQKVIQVKEVKFRPGTDDGDYGVKLRNLIRFLEDGDKTKITLRFRGREMAHQEIGVRMLERLKLDLVEYGQVEQFPKMEGRQMVMVLAPIRKAK
- the rpmI gene encoding 50S ribosomal protein L35 gives rise to the protein MPKMKSKSSAKKRFTVRAGGTIKRGQAFKRHILTKKTTKNKRHLRGSTEVAKADVKSIRSMLPYA
- the rplT gene encoding 50S ribosomal protein L20 codes for the protein MPRVKRGVTARARHKKITDAATGYRGRRKNVFRIAKQAVMRAGQYAYRDRRNKKRVFRALWIARINAAVRQHDMTYSVFMNGMKKAAIELDRKVLSDMAIADKAAFAALVTRIKSVVNAAA
- the pheS gene encoding phenylalanine--tRNA ligase subunit alpha yields the protein MVSLDHIVEDAKRDFLGAADAAALEDAKAKYLGKSGVLTERLKALGGMSPEERKSAGAQINQIKTQVEAALQERRQALADAVLMQRLAAESIDVSLPGRGQAVGSLHPVMRTWERVEEIFRSIGFDVADGPEIESDWFNFTALNSPENHPARSMQDTFYIDGKDSNEKPLLLRTHTSPIQVRYASEHVKKYAHADVMPPIKVIAPGRTYRVDSDATHSPMFHQVEGLWIAESVSFADLKGVYTDFLRTFFETNELQVRFRPSYFPFTEPSAEIDMAFGSGKLAGRWLEISGAGQVHPNVLRNMGIDPERYTGFAFGSGLERLTMLRYGVDDLRLFFENDLRFLAQFPA